In Methylobacterium aquaticum, the following are encoded in one genomic region:
- a CDS encoding Lrp/AsnC family transcriptional regulator, whose translation MDEFDRKILLCLQENAAESLEAIAARVGLSASPCWRRIQKLEAQGVIQRRVALLDPDRMRVGVTVFVSVRTNRHNADWAERFCAAVAQIPEVVEFYRMSGEIDYLLRIVVPDIAAYDRVYKRLIQSVELYDVSSAFAMERIKYTTALPVTYAE comes from the coding sequence GTGGACGAGTTCGACCGGAAAATCCTGTTGTGCCTCCAGGAGAACGCGGCCGAATCGCTCGAGGCGATCGCCGCCCGGGTCGGCCTGTCGGCCTCGCCGTGCTGGCGGCGGATCCAGAAGCTGGAGGCGCAAGGGGTGATCCAGCGCCGGGTGGCGCTCCTCGATCCCGACCGGATGCGGGTCGGCGTCACGGTGTTCGTCTCGGTGCGCACCAACCGGCATAATGCCGACTGGGCCGAGCGCTTCTGCGCCGCCGTGGCGCAGATCCCCGAAGTGGTTGAGTTCTACCGCATGAGCGGCGAGATCGACTACTTGTTGCGCATCGTCGTGCCCGACATCGCGGCCTATGACCGGGTCTACAAGCGGCTGATCCAGTCGGTCGAACTCTACGACGTCAGTTCCGCCTTCGCGATGGAGCGGATCAAGTACACCACCGCCCTGCCGGTGACTTACGCTGAGTAA
- a CDS encoding DUF1737 domain-containing protein, producing the protein MTTTPDAKPPNDMLPYRLITGKDDANFCRRISEALALGYRLYGSPSCTFNGTDVIVAQAIVWPSVVKE; encoded by the coding sequence TTGACCACGACCCCGGACGCAAAGCCCCCGAACGACATGCTGCCCTACCGGCTGATCACGGGTAAGGACGATGCCAATTTCTGCCGCCGGATCTCGGAGGCGCTGGCTCTGGGCTACCGGCTGTACGGCTCGCCGTCCTGCACCTTCAACGGCACCGACGTGATCGTGGCGCAGGCCATCGTCTGGCCGTCGGTGGTCAAGGAGTGA
- a CDS encoding DUF6356 family protein produces the protein MSKLSFSEHPAAVGETYVEHMGVATSFGLSMIAGGLACLVHGILPFAFTSTGSRTILRLHDRMVANRSRAAGHRTESSAVSA, from the coding sequence ATGTCGAAGCTGTCCTTCTCCGAGCACCCGGCCGCCGTCGGCGAGACCTATGTCGAGCATATGGGCGTCGCCACCAGCTTCGGGCTCAGCATGATCGCCGGCGGGCTGGCCTGCCTCGTCCACGGCATCCTGCCCTTCGCCTTCACCTCGACCGGCTCGCGCACGATCCTGCGCCTGCACGACCGCATGGTGGCCAATCGCAGCCGCGCCGCCGGGCACCGGACCGAGTCCTCCGCCGTCTCGGCCTGA
- a CDS encoding TIGR00730 family Rossman fold protein — MRTVCVYCGSGFGTDPVFEAAARALGRQLAEAGIALVYGGGNVGLMGTVARAVLDHGGHVTGIIPDFLKSRERMLDDVQETIVVSDMHTRKKLMFDRSDAFVAMPGGIGTLEELVEQMTWSQLGQHAKPILLLSVAGFWTPFLGLLDHMRRTGFIREGLDLSYLVAEEPDQVVPMLREAIAKTAPRPEAEALIEEKF; from the coding sequence ATGCGGACGGTTTGCGTGTATTGCGGCTCGGGGTTCGGCACCGATCCGGTCTTCGAGGCGGCGGCGCGGGCGCTGGGGCGCCAGCTGGCCGAGGCCGGCATCGCCCTGGTCTATGGCGGCGGCAATGTCGGGCTGATGGGCACGGTGGCACGGGCGGTGCTCGACCATGGCGGCCACGTCACCGGCATCATCCCGGACTTCCTGAAGTCGCGCGAGCGCATGCTCGACGACGTGCAGGAGACCATCGTGGTCTCCGATATGCACACCCGTAAGAAGCTGATGTTCGACCGCTCCGACGCCTTCGTGGCGATGCCCGGCGGCATCGGCACCCTGGAGGAGCTGGTCGAGCAGATGACCTGGTCGCAGCTCGGCCAGCACGCCAAGCCGATCCTGCTGCTCTCGGTCGCCGGGTTCTGGACCCCGTTCCTCGGCCTCCTCGACCACATGCGCCGCACCGGCTTCATCCGCGAGGGGCTCGATCTCAGCTACCTCGTCGCCGAGGAGCCGGACCAGGTGGTGCCGATGCTGCGCGAGGCGATCGCCAAGACGGCGCCGCGGCCGGAAGCCGAGGCGCTGATCGAGGAGAAGTTCTGA
- the cysS gene encoding cysteine--tRNA ligase has protein sequence MASLLRLYNTLSRAKEPLRPIDSRRVRMYACGPTVYDAAHIGNARPLIVFDLLFRLLRHVYGAEAVTYARNVTDVDDKINARAAERGITIRELTDGTLAQFHDDIRRLGILMPEDVNGAGRPPAMIEPRATDHIVEMTALIDRLVAAGHAYVAEDHVLFDVPSMPDYGALSRRPLDEMEAGARVDVAPYKRSPLDFVLWKPSKPGEPSWASPGGIKIAGRPGWHIECSAMAWKHLGETFDIHAGGIDLVFPHHENEVAQSRCCFGTPVMANIWLHNGFLQVEGEKMSKSLGNFVTLRDVLADWPGEVVRLAMLRTHYRQPIDWTLRALEEASRTLDRWYDAAGDVAPGPAPDSVLEPLLDDLNTPAALGEVHRLDDPAALKAGAGLLGLLGQTRSERERAAVAASGVDAAAVERLIAERKEARTRKDWAESDRIRGALTALGVTVKDNKDGTTTWTVGS, from the coding sequence ATGGCCTCGCTGTTGCGCCTCTACAACACGCTCTCCCGGGCCAAGGAGCCGCTCCGGCCGATCGATTCGCGCCGGGTGCGGATGTATGCCTGCGGCCCGACCGTCTACGACGCCGCCCATATCGGCAACGCCCGGCCGCTGATCGTCTTCGACCTGCTCTTTCGGCTGCTGCGCCACGTCTACGGGGCGGAGGCGGTGACGTATGCCCGCAACGTCACCGACGTGGACGACAAGATCAACGCGAGGGCGGCCGAGCGCGGCATCACCATCCGCGAGCTGACCGACGGGACGCTGGCGCAGTTCCACGACGACATCCGCCGCCTCGGCATCCTGATGCCGGAGGACGTGAACGGGGCGGGCCGGCCCCCGGCGATGATCGAGCCGCGGGCGACCGACCACATCGTCGAGATGACGGCGCTGATCGACCGGCTGGTGGCGGCGGGCCACGCCTACGTGGCCGAGGACCACGTCCTGTTCGACGTCCCCTCGATGCCCGATTACGGCGCGCTGTCGCGCCGCCCCCTCGACGAGATGGAGGCCGGGGCCCGGGTCGATGTCGCGCCCTACAAGCGCTCGCCCCTCGATTTCGTGCTGTGGAAGCCCTCGAAGCCCGGTGAGCCGTCCTGGGCCTCGCCCGGCGGGATCAAGATCGCAGGGCGCCCGGGCTGGCACATCGAGTGCTCGGCCATGGCCTGGAAGCATCTCGGCGAGACCTTCGACATCCATGCCGGCGGCATCGACCTGGTGTTTCCCCACCACGAGAACGAGGTGGCCCAGTCCCGCTGCTGCTTCGGCACGCCGGTGATGGCCAACATCTGGCTCCATAACGGCTTCCTGCAGGTCGAGGGGGAGAAGATGTCGAAGTCGCTCGGCAACTTCGTCACCTTGCGCGACGTGCTGGCGGACTGGCCGGGCGAGGTCGTGCGCCTCGCCATGCTGCGCACGCACTATCGCCAGCCGATCGACTGGACGCTCCGCGCCCTGGAGGAGGCCAGTCGCACCCTCGACCGCTGGTACGACGCCGCCGGCGACGTGGCCCCGGGCCCGGCGCCCGACAGCGTGCTCGAACCGCTGCTCGACGACCTCAACACCCCGGCGGCCCTCGGCGAGGTGCATCGCCTCGACGATCCGGCCGCGCTCAAGGCCGGCGCCGGCCTGCTCGGCCTGCTCGGCCAGACCAGGTCCGAGCGCGAGCGGGCGGCGGTCGCGGCCTCCGGGGTCGACGCGGCGGCGGTGGAGCGGCTGATCGCCGAGCGCAAGGAGGCGCGTACCCGCAAGGACTGGGCCGAATCCGACCGGATCCGCGGCGCGCTCACGGCGCTCGGCGTGACGGTGAAGGACAACAAGGACGGCACCACCACCTGGACGGTGGGCTCGTAG
- a CDS encoding MDR family MFS transporter: MTTSRTTRRPLVIAAVMASMAMVAIEATIISTAMPGIVGELGGLSLYAWVFSGFLLTQTAATIVFGKLADIHGRKPVLLAGIAVFLAASVLCGFAWSMPAMIAFRLIQGIGAGAIQPVSLTIVGDLYSAQERGRIQGFLASVWAISAVVGPVAGGFIIAHASWSWIFWINLPVGLVASGLFVAFLHEGERRERRPVDAAGAALFTLTVAALMVALTEAGEARWTVVGIAAGLGIVAAVLLAFQERRAREPVIDAALWRRRPIAAANGTSLLAGMALIGLTTFLPMYVQGVLGQTPIVAGMALTVMVLGWPMGATLAARSLHRFGLRRILVTGGLMLPLGALAIVTLQPGSHPVQAGVGSLVMGFGMGLLSNASLMLIQEIVPWTQRGSATASNIFSRNLGSTLGATIFGAVLNHGLSAAGSTVTADSLQQALAAGGLPGEAETVRMVLQHALHQTFWAVLIISAAAFATALLVPHVALGRAREVPAE; this comes from the coding sequence ATGACCACCTCCCGGACGACGCGCCGTCCCCTTGTGATCGCCGCCGTCATGGCCTCGATGGCGATGGTGGCGATCGAGGCGACCATCATCTCCACGGCGATGCCGGGCATCGTCGGCGAGCTCGGCGGGCTCTCCCTCTATGCCTGGGTGTTTTCCGGCTTCCTCCTGACCCAGACCGCCGCCACGATCGTGTTCGGCAAGCTCGCGGACATCCACGGGAGGAAGCCCGTGCTGCTTGCCGGCATCGCGGTGTTCCTCGCGGCCTCGGTGCTGTGCGGCTTCGCCTGGTCGATGCCGGCGATGATCGCGTTCCGGCTGATCCAGGGCATCGGCGCGGGCGCGATCCAGCCGGTCTCGCTCACCATCGTGGGCGACCTCTACTCCGCGCAGGAGCGCGGGCGGATCCAGGGCTTCCTCGCCAGCGTCTGGGCGATCTCGGCGGTGGTCGGGCCGGTGGCGGGCGGCTTCATCATCGCGCACGCCTCCTGGTCGTGGATCTTCTGGATCAACCTGCCGGTCGGCCTCGTCGCGAGCGGCCTGTTCGTCGCCTTCCTGCACGAGGGCGAGCGGCGCGAGCGCCGGCCGGTCGATGCGGCGGGCGCCGCCCTGTTCACCCTCACGGTCGCCGCGCTGATGGTGGCGCTGACCGAGGCCGGCGAGGCGCGCTGGACGGTGGTCGGCATCGCCGCCGGGCTCGGGATCGTCGCGGCCGTGCTGCTGGCGTTCCAGGAGCGGCGGGCGCGGGAGCCGGTGATCGACGCCGCGCTCTGGCGCCGCCGGCCGATCGCCGCCGCCAACGGCACGTCGCTGCTCGCCGGCATGGCGCTCATCGGGCTCACCACCTTCCTGCCGATGTACGTGCAGGGCGTGCTCGGGCAGACGCCGATCGTCGCCGGCATGGCGCTGACCGTGATGGTGCTCGGCTGGCCGATGGGCGCGACGCTGGCGGCGCGCTCCCTGCACCGGTTCGGCCTGCGCCGCATCCTGGTCACCGGCGGCCTGATGCTGCCGCTCGGCGCGCTCGCCATCGTGACGCTCCAGCCCGGCAGCCACCCAGTCCAGGCCGGCGTCGGCTCGCTCGTCATGGGCTTCGGCATGGGGCTCCTGAGCAACGCGTCCCTGATGCTGATCCAGGAGATCGTGCCCTGGACCCAGCGCGGCAGCGCCACCGCCTCGAACATCTTCTCGCGCAACCTCGGCAGCACGCTCGGCGCCACGATCTTCGGCGCGGTGCTCAATCACGGGCTCTCGGCGGCGGGCAGCACCGTCACGGCGGACAGCCTCCAGCAGGCCCTGGCGGCGGGCGGCCTGCCGGGGGAGGCCGAGACCGTGCGGATGGTGCTCCAGCACGCCCTGCACCAGACCTTCTGGGCGGTGCTGATCATTTCGGCGGCCGCCTTCGCCACCGCGCTCCTGGTGCCGCACGTCGCGCTCGGGCGGGCGCGCGAGGTGCCGGCGGAGTAG
- a CDS encoding ABC transporter substrate-binding protein, which yields MPFLRRAAGALAVALGLATSVAHAETGEVRFTRQPGLIYMPMVLAEQQRLVEKHVASAGLGDVKVSWVTLTSGGASVDALISGNVDFVTSGATNLLLAWDRTRGEVKGLAASAGAPMMLVTRNPAVKTLADFSAKDRIAVPTVKVSAQAVMLQIAAERQFGEAGRNKLDALTVQLGHPDAVGALLGGTSEVNSHFSLPPYQQIELKDPKIHVVLNSYDVVGGPLSNAIVFGRGKFMDQNPKTTAAVLAAIDEANALIRDDPKKAATIYLAATKEKFEPDELVAMMKQPGVVFSATPYGTMLQADHLVKAGVLKNRPKAWTDFFAKAVHDRPGT from the coding sequence ATGCCGTTCCTCAGGCGCGCCGCCGGCGCGCTGGCCGTCGCGCTCGGCCTCGCCACCTCCGTTGCCCACGCCGAGACCGGCGAGGTGCGCTTCACCCGGCAGCCCGGCCTGATCTACATGCCGATGGTGCTGGCCGAGCAGCAGCGCCTGGTCGAGAAGCACGTCGCCTCGGCCGGCCTCGGCGACGTGAAGGTGAGCTGGGTCACCCTGACCAGCGGCGGCGCCTCGGTCGATGCGCTGATCTCCGGCAACGTCGATTTCGTCACCAGCGGCGCCACCAACCTGCTCCTCGCCTGGGACCGCACCCGCGGCGAGGTGAAGGGGCTGGCGGCCTCGGCCGGCGCGCCGATGATGCTCGTCACCCGCAACCCGGCGGTGAAGACGCTGGCCGACTTCTCGGCCAAGGACCGGATCGCGGTGCCGACCGTGAAGGTCTCGGCGCAAGCGGTGATGCTCCAGATCGCCGCCGAGCGCCAGTTCGGCGAGGCCGGCCGCAACAAGCTCGACGCGCTCACCGTGCAGCTCGGCCATCCCGACGCGGTCGGCGCGCTGCTGGGCGGCACCAGCGAGGTCAACAGCCACTTCTCGCTGCCGCCCTACCAGCAGATCGAGCTGAAGGACCCGAAGATCCACGTCGTGCTCAATTCCTACGACGTGGTCGGCGGTCCTCTGAGCAACGCCATCGTGTTCGGCCGCGGCAAGTTCATGGACCAGAACCCGAAGACCACCGCCGCGGTGCTCGCCGCCATCGACGAGGCCAACGCGCTGATCCGTGACGACCCGAAGAAGGCGGCCACGATCTACCTGGCGGCGACCAAGGAGAAGTTCGAGCCGGACGAACTCGTCGCGATGATGAAGCAGCCCGGCGTCGTCTTCTCGGCCACGCCCTACGGCACGATGCTCCAGGCCGACCACCTCGTGAAGGCCGGCGTGCTGAAGAACCGCCCGAAGGCGTGGACGGACTTCTTCGCCAAGGCGGTGCACGACCGGCCGGGCACCTGA
- a CDS encoding LysM peptidoglycan-binding domain-containing protein — protein sequence MTTELPRGELRRGLVLAGVGLVAGFVLIGVAASGTRLFSFASPETEPAAALPGAAPPASPAPALRPLAALPTKPEAPAAADDAPSFDVIRVEPDGASVVAGRSRPGAEVEILRDGQPFARTKADEAGNFALVPPVLAPGSHEITLRSTAPDGATAAGRASAVVVVAQDHRTKPLVAVTAPGRPTAVLSLPDVAAKDAATKDIALKDTAPKAGPGKAAARAEARGGGEIDAKIPAGSPPVKVVGVDAEAGGRLYVTAQGAPKADLRLYLNDTLVAPGQAGPDGRVAFTIGRGVTPGDYRVRVDQVDPASGAVKTRAETAFAVPPNLGPAPVAGPARHAPAREAPAGPSGPAAGATSPAPERIAAPESGQGSPDHGAVAREAAAPGTVFVPGISTAKVTRGDNLWSISRRAYGRGLRYTVIFDANQGQIRDPNRIYPGQVFVLPGEAAQVREPESRG from the coding sequence ATGACGACCGAGTTGCCGAGGGGCGAGTTGCGCAGGGGCCTCGTCCTCGCGGGCGTCGGCCTCGTCGCCGGGTTCGTGCTCATCGGCGTCGCCGCGAGCGGCACGCGGCTGTTCTCGTTCGCCTCGCCGGAGACGGAGCCGGCGGCCGCGCTGCCAGGAGCCGCCCCACCGGCTTCCCCCGCTCCGGCTTTGAGGCCGCTCGCCGCCCTGCCGACCAAGCCGGAGGCTCCCGCCGCGGCGGACGATGCGCCGTCCTTCGACGTCATCCGGGTCGAGCCCGACGGGGCGAGCGTCGTCGCCGGGCGCAGCCGGCCCGGGGCCGAGGTCGAGATCCTGCGCGACGGCCAGCCCTTCGCCCGCACCAAGGCGGACGAGGCCGGCAACTTCGCCCTGGTGCCGCCGGTCCTGGCGCCGGGCAGCCACGAGATCACGCTGCGCAGCACCGCGCCGGACGGCGCCACCGCCGCAGGCCGGGCCAGCGCCGTGGTCGTGGTGGCGCAGGACCACCGCACCAAGCCCCTCGTCGCCGTGACGGCGCCGGGTCGGCCGACCGCCGTGCTCTCGCTGCCGGATGTCGCGGCCAAGGATGCCGCGACCAAGGATATTGCTCTCAAGGATACCGCACCGAAGGCCGGGCCCGGCAAGGCGGCGGCCCGGGCGGAGGCCAGGGGCGGCGGCGAGATCGACGCGAAGATTCCGGCCGGCTCCCCGCCGGTCAAGGTCGTCGGCGTCGACGCCGAGGCGGGCGGGCGGCTCTACGTCACCGCGCAGGGTGCGCCCAAGGCGGATCTGCGCCTCTACCTCAACGACACGCTGGTGGCCCCCGGCCAGGCTGGGCCGGACGGCCGCGTCGCCTTCACCATCGGGCGCGGGGTCACGCCGGGCGACTACCGGGTGCGGGTCGATCAGGTCGATCCCGCCTCCGGCGCGGTCAAGACCCGGGCCGAGACCGCCTTCGCGGTGCCGCCGAATCTCGGACCGGCTCCGGTCGCGGGGCCGGCCCGCCACGCTCCGGCGCGCGAGGCCCCGGCGGGGCCATCCGGTCCCGCCGCGGGCGCGACGTCCCCGGCCCCCGAGCGGATAGCGGCCCCGGAATCGGGGCAAGGATCCCCGGATCACGGGGCCGTGGCCCGAGAGGCCGCCGCTCCCGGTACGGTGTTCGTGCCCGGCATCAGCACCGCGAAGGTCACCCGCGGCGACAACCTGTGGAGCATCAGCCGCCGGGCCTATGGCCGCGGCCTGCGCTACACCGTGATCTTCGACGCCAACCAGGGCCAGATCCGCGATCCCAACCGCATCTATCCCGGCCAGGTCTTCGTGCTGCCCGGCGAGGCGGCGCAGGTGCGTGAGCCCGAGAGCCGCGGCTGA
- a CDS encoding tyrosine recombinase XerC: MSDAESVDLLLPGAPDVRAAAITWLDGLATERRLSPNTVEAYRRDLRQFLAHLAKGGTNPDIPTLIGLKPRDVRGFMSARRQDGVGGRSLMRALAGLRSFARHLDREGHGSVAALSAVRSPKVERRLPRPLPVAAAIAMASPDIRLGEDRPSWVLSRDAAVLALLYGSGLRISEALGLTRRDAPVGGVDAVTVVGKGQKTRSVPAIAQVQAAVEEYLKLCPYALPPEGPLFVGAKGGPLSPRIVQLAVASMRGALGLPSTATPHALRHSFASHLLARQGDLRAIQELLGHASLATTQVYTKVDSARLLDAFDAAHPRARAS, encoded by the coding sequence ATGTCCGACGCAGAATCCGTCGACCTGCTGCTGCCCGGCGCCCCCGACGTGCGGGCGGCGGCGATCACCTGGCTCGACGGGCTGGCCACGGAGCGGCGCCTGTCGCCCAACACCGTCGAGGCCTATCGGCGCGACCTGCGCCAGTTCCTCGCCCACCTGGCCAAGGGGGGCACGAACCCCGACATCCCGACCCTGATCGGGTTGAAGCCCCGGGACGTCCGCGGCTTCATGTCGGCGCGACGCCAGGACGGCGTCGGCGGGCGCAGCCTGATGCGGGCGCTCGCGGGCCTGCGCTCGTTTGCCCGCCACCTCGACCGGGAGGGCCACGGCAGCGTCGCGGCTCTGTCCGCGGTGCGATCGCCCAAGGTCGAGCGGCGCCTGCCCCGCCCGCTCCCGGTCGCGGCCGCCATCGCGATGGCGAGCCCCGACATCCGGCTCGGTGAGGATCGTCCCTCCTGGGTGCTGTCCCGCGACGCCGCGGTGCTGGCGCTCCTCTACGGCTCGGGCCTGCGCATCTCGGAGGCGCTCGGCCTCACGCGGCGCGATGCGCCGGTCGGCGGGGTCGATGCCGTGACGGTGGTCGGCAAGGGCCAGAAGACCCGCAGCGTGCCGGCGATCGCCCAGGTCCAGGCCGCGGTGGAGGAGTACCTGAAGCTCTGCCCCTACGCCCTGCCGCCGGAGGGGCCGCTCTTCGTCGGCGCCAAGGGCGGTCCGCTCTCGCCGCGGATCGTGCAGCTCGCCGTCGCCTCGATGCGCGGGGCTTTGGGGCTGCCCTCGACCGCGACGCCGCACGCCCTGCGCCACTCCTTCGCCAGCCACCTGCTCGCCCGCCAGGGCGACCTGCGGGCGATCCAGGAATTGCTGGGCCACGCCTCCCTGGCGACGACGCAGGTCTACACCAAGGTCGACTCCGCCCGCCTGCTCGACGCCTTCGACGCCGCGCATCCGCGGGCGCGGGCTTCTTGA